In the genome of Halofilum ochraceum, one region contains:
- a CDS encoding TIGR03545 family protein has product MKAIRWWGLGAFVAIVGGIVALWVSFADTLVRWGVESTGTSMVGARVELEAADVGFSPARLELRGLAVTNPDEPMRNALEAERLAFDIDWIGLLLDRVHIDEVSVEGLQFGTERETSGAVMATERTVEESGLLDKARERAEIPPLEVPSVETVLGREDLRSPELIEEARASLEKRRTALEERLADLPGEEELERYRQQIDEATEGDDAASRLKGLRQLRDLVDDIDDDRKALRRARDEVKESLAAAGDTASEARRAPQADIERLYRKYTDPGAVAGELAYYLLGPKVEQWVNQGWYWYGRLSPYLGGGGADTEAASGPETVPAARRVGRNVLYPEAGEEPRVLVRQVRVSGAAGGGDLDGRVTDIAVPPNLWGEPLRLNLAGQSVSGIDRLQVDGSMDRRDPASSISRLDLTANGTDVAGLALGPEDGILADRGQADFQVAGTIRDRALDLDVTSAIRDAAFSAGSGADSILQEVAAALGNAGRLNIGANVGGTIDAPEFELTSSLTGILEPLLRSRLQAEAGEFREGLVAAVKDRTGGSLEELEASSAKLNSLEQELEGRLEGFRKVLDRARKPLD; this is encoded by the coding sequence ATGAAAGCAATCCGCTGGTGGGGTCTCGGTGCGTTCGTCGCGATCGTCGGCGGTATCGTCGCGTTGTGGGTGTCGTTCGCCGATACGTTAGTCCGTTGGGGCGTTGAATCGACCGGCACCTCCATGGTCGGCGCCCGGGTCGAACTCGAGGCGGCGGATGTCGGCTTCTCGCCGGCACGGCTCGAACTGCGTGGCCTCGCGGTCACGAACCCCGACGAACCCATGCGCAATGCGCTTGAGGCCGAGCGGCTGGCCTTCGATATCGACTGGATCGGACTCCTGCTGGATCGGGTCCACATCGACGAGGTCTCGGTCGAAGGGCTGCAGTTCGGGACCGAACGCGAGACGAGTGGCGCGGTCATGGCCACCGAGCGGACCGTGGAAGAAAGCGGCCTGCTGGACAAGGCGCGCGAGCGCGCCGAGATCCCGCCGCTGGAGGTCCCTTCGGTCGAGACGGTGCTCGGACGCGAGGATCTGCGCAGTCCCGAACTCATCGAAGAGGCGCGCGCCAGCCTTGAAAAGCGGCGTACCGCGCTCGAAGAACGCCTTGCCGACCTGCCCGGCGAGGAGGAACTGGAACGCTACCGCCAGCAGATCGACGAGGCGACCGAAGGCGATGACGCCGCCTCCCGTCTCAAGGGGCTCAGACAGCTTCGTGATCTGGTGGATGATATCGACGACGACCGCAAGGCACTCCGCCGGGCACGTGACGAAGTAAAGGAATCACTCGCGGCCGCCGGGGATACGGCGTCGGAAGCGCGCCGCGCGCCGCAAGCCGATATCGAGCGGCTGTATCGCAAATATACCGATCCCGGCGCGGTTGCCGGGGAACTGGCCTATTACCTGCTCGGCCCGAAGGTGGAGCAATGGGTGAACCAGGGCTGGTACTGGTATGGCCGGCTGTCCCCCTATCTCGGGGGCGGCGGGGCCGATACCGAGGCGGCGAGTGGCCCGGAGACCGTCCCCGCCGCCCGCCGTGTCGGGCGCAACGTCCTCTATCCAGAGGCCGGTGAGGAGCCGCGCGTCCTGGTCCGCCAGGTGCGGGTCAGCGGTGCCGCGGGCGGTGGCGACCTCGACGGGCGGGTCACCGATATCGCGGTCCCGCCGAACCTGTGGGGTGAGCCGCTGCGGCTCAATCTGGCCGGGCAGTCGGTCAGCGGTATCGACCGCCTCCAGGTCGATGGTTCCATGGACCGGCGCGATCCGGCGAGCAGTATCAGCCGGCTGGATCTCACTGCGAACGGCACCGACGTCGCCGGCCTCGCGCTCGGACCGGAAGATGGCATCCTGGCGGACCGTGGACAGGCGGATTTCCAGGTCGCGGGGACCATCCGGGACCGTGCCCTGGATCTCGACGTGACGTCGGCGATCCGCGATGCGGCCTTCAGCGCCGGTAGCGGTGCCGACTCGATCCTGCAGGAAGTCGCCGCCGCCCTCGGCAATGCCGGGCGGCTGAATATCGGCGCCAATGTCGGCGGGACGATCGATGCACCGGAGTTCGAGCTGACTTCCTCGCTGACGGGCATCCTGGAGCCGCTGCTGCGCAGCCGTCTGCAGGCGGAGGCCGGCGAGTTCCGCGAGGGGCTCGTGGCTGCGGTGAAGGACCGCACCGGCGGCTCGCTGGAAGAACTCGAGGCGTCCAGCGCGAAGCTGAACAGTCTGGAGCAGGAGCTGGAAGGCCGGCTGGAAGGGTTCCGCAAGGTGCTCGACCGGGCGCGCAAGCCGCTCGACTGA
- a CDS encoding class I SAM-dependent methyltransferase — protein sequence MTAASATDPWDRYWAYGNLHSFSQVTQGNYGGDIAAFWREQFAALPDGACIVDVATGNGAVALLALDTAAATGREFTVHGTDLAAIDPVTQVPDGDVRERLASIHFHPRTPAEALPFADATFDLVCSQFGLEYSDTARSIPELARVLRSGGRAALIVHHGDSSFVRAAREEAQGIDYVLDDARIYLKTRNFLRALAEKRTPGGGAGGTLPPKAAKKRRAVDEAIESIQTAARGQTNPRALLGPLNYVQEVLAMTGQVGAKEALGWLEEARQRVVSMRQRLADMQAAACAEEDIAAIERRFDAAGFTAVHTAVFEDESGSVTGWRVEADRTT from the coding sequence ATGACCGCCGCCTCCGCAACCGACCCGTGGGATCGATACTGGGCGTACGGCAATCTCCACTCGTTCAGTCAGGTCACGCAGGGCAACTACGGGGGCGACATCGCCGCGTTCTGGCGCGAGCAGTTCGCGGCCCTGCCGGACGGCGCGTGCATCGTTGACGTGGCCACCGGCAACGGCGCCGTTGCCCTGCTGGCGCTCGACACGGCGGCGGCCACCGGACGCGAATTCACCGTCCACGGTACCGACCTGGCCGCGATCGACCCCGTAACGCAGGTCCCGGACGGCGATGTGCGCGAACGCCTGGCAAGTATCCATTTCCACCCGCGCACACCGGCGGAGGCATTGCCGTTCGCCGATGCCACGTTCGATCTCGTGTGCAGCCAGTTCGGTCTCGAATACAGCGACACGGCCCGCTCGATCCCGGAACTGGCGCGCGTGCTGCGCAGCGGGGGACGGGCCGCGCTGATCGTCCATCACGGCGACTCTTCGTTCGTCCGCGCGGCCCGTGAAGAGGCCCAGGGCATCGACTACGTACTCGACGATGCCCGCATCTACCTCAAGACCCGGAATTTTCTGCGGGCGCTGGCGGAAAAGCGCACACCAGGCGGCGGTGCCGGCGGGACGCTGCCCCCGAAGGCGGCGAAGAAACGCCGCGCCGTGGACGAGGCGATCGAGTCCATCCAGACCGCCGCGCGCGGGCAGACCAATCCGCGCGCTCTTCTGGGGCCGCTGAACTACGTGCAGGAAGTGCTGGCCATGACCGGGCAGGTCGGGGCGAAGGAAGCCCTCGGCTGGCTCGAGGAGGCCCGCCAGCGCGTGGTATCGATGCGCCAGCGCCTTGCCGATATGCAGGCCGCCGCATGCGCCGAGGAAGACATCGCCGCGATCGAACGGCGGTTCGATGCGGCCGGTTTCACCGCCGTCCACACGGCGGTATTCGAAGACGAGAGCGGATCGGTTACGGGCTGGCGCGTGGAAGCCGACCGAACCACCTGA
- a CDS encoding DUF4382 domain-containing protein → MQRPSPSTAIACGALILFALFIAGCGDAEESPGRIDLDLTGGLPDGSIRAAWLEFSGLTVERVDGQRVQHGFDEPKRIDIARLRRGNTARLTEDMELPAGAYEWIQLHLNTRGKKDTYLVLADNSIRELVVPSGVRNHLHIGAPFTVPPDGTVKRTIDFQLHEPLGEKGPTTNTYAISPILRSVATETASHIVASADRDLIARHCSEPHRSGIALYVFSGEGVGPDDIGGPGPRPVSVSRGQAEDAEAPFEFHAAFLAPGPYTIALTCNAGGDRATTDDAFAFFGTAVIRTGPGDTVKHHFGPP, encoded by the coding sequence ACTGTTCGCACTGTTCATCGCCGGTTGCGGCGACGCCGAGGAATCTCCGGGTCGGATCGATCTGGACCTCACGGGCGGCCTCCCGGATGGCAGCATCCGCGCGGCATGGCTGGAGTTTTCCGGGCTGACCGTCGAGCGCGTCGACGGTCAGCGCGTCCAGCACGGCTTCGATGAACCGAAGCGGATCGATATCGCCAGACTGCGACGCGGCAACACCGCCAGGCTGACCGAAGACATGGAATTGCCGGCCGGTGCGTACGAGTGGATACAACTGCATCTCAACACCCGGGGCAAAAAGGATACGTATCTCGTGCTCGCGGACAATTCGATTCGGGAACTAGTCGTCCCCAGCGGAGTGCGCAATCACCTGCATATCGGAGCACCGTTCACGGTTCCACCCGACGGCACGGTGAAACGCACGATCGATTTCCAGCTGCACGAACCGCTTGGTGAAAAAGGGCCCACCACCAATACCTATGCAATCAGTCCCATACTCCGCTCGGTAGCAACCGAAACAGCCTCCCACATCGTGGCGAGCGCCGACCGGGACCTGATCGCACGCCATTGCAGCGAGCCGCATCGCAGCGGCATCGCGCTCTACGTCTTCAGCGGCGAAGGCGTTGGGCCAGATGATATCGGCGGCCCCGGTCCGCGCCCGGTCAGCGTCAGCCGCGGCCAGGCCGAAGACGCCGAAGCGCCATTCGAGTTCCATGCGGCCTTCCTCGCGCCCGGCCCCTACACGATTGCACTGACCTGCAACGCCGGCGGCGATCGGGCGACAACCGATGACGCGTTCGCCTTCTTCGGCACTGCCGTGATCCGCACCGGGCCCGGCGACACGGTCAAGCATCATTTCGGCCCACCGTAG